From the genome of Vallitalea okinawensis, one region includes:
- a CDS encoding ArsR/SmtB family transcription factor — MEEKQIRILKALAHPIRLQIVKILIDHGELCVCQLNENVEFSQSNLSQHLKILRDASVVNTRKKGQWMMYRVEDESINKIMEALEHIQ, encoded by the coding sequence ATGGAAGAAAAACAAATCAGGATATTGAAAGCCTTAGCGCACCCCATCCGATTGCAGATTGTCAAAATTCTTATAGATCATGGTGAATTATGCGTTTGTCAATTAAATGAGAATGTAGAATTTAGCCAATCAAATCTATCACAGCACTTAAAGATTCTTAGAGACGCTTCAGTTGTCAATACACGTAAAAAAGGGCAGTGGATGATGTATCGTGTTGAGGATGAAAGTATTAATAAAATAATGGAAGCTTTAGAGCATATTCAGTAA
- the nagB gene encoding glucosamine-6-phosphate deaminase, translated as MRIYVVNSYDEMSKQAANIVASQVTLKPNSVLGLATGGTPVGMYKQLVEMYQKGDVDFKQVTTFNLDEYYPLSRENANSYYHYMYTNLFKHINVPGDHINIPNGMAKDVIVECQTYEKNIESAGGIDLQVLGIGPNGHIGFNEPDVKFEAGTHLVKLDEHTIEANARFFDSKEEVPTEAISMGIRTIMRAKKIILLANGESKAKVIKEMVSGDISPKVPASILQLHGDVTVIVDQEAAKELKNCSQFALCM; from the coding sequence ATGCGAATTTATGTTGTTAATTCTTATGACGAAATGAGTAAGCAAGCAGCTAATATCGTTGCTTCTCAAGTAACGTTAAAACCTAATAGTGTTTTAGGTTTAGCTACAGGAGGGACACCAGTTGGTATGTATAAACAATTGGTTGAAATGTACCAAAAAGGTGATGTAGACTTCAAGCAAGTTACTACATTTAATTTAGATGAGTATTATCCACTTTCAAGAGAAAATGCAAACAGTTACTATCATTACATGTATACCAATTTATTTAAGCACATTAATGTGCCAGGTGACCATATTAATATACCAAATGGTATGGCTAAAGATGTTATAGTTGAGTGCCAAACCTATGAGAAGAATATCGAATCAGCTGGTGGAATTGATCTCCAAGTATTAGGTATAGGACCTAATGGACACATCGGTTTTAATGAACCAGATGTAAAATTTGAAGCTGGGACTCATCTTGTTAAATTAGATGAACATACGATAGAAGCTAATGCAAGATTCTTTGACTCTAAAGAGGAAGTACCAACGGAAGCTATTAGTATGGGAATAAGAACTATCATGCGAGCTAAAAAAATTATTTTATTAGCTAATGGTGAAAGTAAGGCAAAAGTCATAAAAGAGATGGTGAGTGGTGACATTTCACCAAAGGTTCCTGCATCAATCCTACAATTACATGGTGACGTAACTGTAATAGTTGACCAAGAAGCTGCTAAAGAGTTAAAAAATTGCAGTCAATTTGCATTATGCATGTA
- the nagA gene encoding N-acetylglucosamine-6-phosphate deacetylase, whose translation MKCIINGKIITNNNILLDQAICFTDKVCGIGELSVLEKKFGSLDIIDAKGSYVTPGFIDIHIHGIQGHDVCDGDIEGLSVISNAITKYGVTSYLPTTMTIPFDDIYHVLDQIKCAKESHNEGAEILGVHLEGPFINKERKGAQNEKYIIMPDYQLIEDYKELISLITIAPETEGAMDFIKKVSATTNIVLSLGHTNATFEEAMEGIENGITHSTHTFNAMSGLLHRKPGVVGAALLSDDVKCEVIADNIHMHPALYKLFIKTKGLDKIILVTDCVQAGGLPDGEYTLGGQKIFVEGNKSVLENGTIAGSVLKLNKAIHNFKESADVNIKDIIRFVTENPAKSLGVYDRKGSLEVDKDADIVLLDDNTEVMMTIGKGKILYEK comes from the coding sequence ATGAAATGTATTATAAATGGTAAAATTATAACAAATAATAATATACTTTTGGATCAAGCCATTTGTTTCACAGACAAGGTATGTGGTATAGGTGAATTAAGTGTTTTAGAAAAAAAGTTTGGATCACTTGATATCATTGATGCAAAAGGAAGTTATGTTACTCCAGGATTTATCGATATACATATACACGGTATTCAAGGGCATGATGTTTGTGATGGTGATATAGAAGGTCTCAGTGTAATTAGTAATGCTATAACAAAATATGGGGTTACTAGTTATTTACCAACGACCATGACGATTCCTTTTGATGATATATATCATGTACTGGATCAAATAAAATGTGCTAAAGAAAGTCATAATGAAGGTGCAGAAATATTAGGTGTACATCTAGAAGGACCTTTTATTAATAAAGAGCGTAAAGGTGCACAAAATGAAAAATACATCATTATGCCAGACTATCAATTAATTGAAGACTATAAAGAACTTATATCTTTAATCACCATAGCGCCAGAAACAGAAGGGGCAATGGATTTTATAAAAAAAGTATCCGCAACTACTAATATTGTCTTATCACTGGGTCATACCAATGCTACTTTTGAAGAAGCCATGGAGGGAATTGAAAACGGAATAACCCATTCCACTCATACCTTTAATGCTATGTCAGGTCTGTTACATCGTAAACCAGGTGTTGTAGGAGCAGCTTTATTATCCGATGATGTAAAATGTGAGGTTATTGCTGATAATATTCACATGCATCCGGCACTTTACAAGCTATTTATCAAAACGAAAGGTCTGGATAAGATTATTTTAGTTACAGATTGTGTTCAAGCAGGTGGTTTACCTGATGGTGAATATACATTAGGCGGTCAGAAAATATTTGTTGAGGGTAATAAATCAGTCCTAGAAAATGGCACCATAGCAGGTAGTGTCCTTAAATTAAATAAAGCAATCCATAATTTTAAAGAGAGCGCTGACGTAAACATTAAAGATATAATTCGATTTGTAACTGAAAACCCAGCAAAAAGCTTAGGGGTATATGACAGAAAAGGATCATTAGAGGTAGATAAAGATGCAGATATTGTACTACTGGATGATAATACAGAAGTGATGATGACCATTGGAAAGGGGAAAATCTTATATGAAAAATAA